One window of Athalia rosae chromosome 2, iyAthRosa1.1, whole genome shotgun sequence genomic DNA carries:
- the LOC105685690 gene encoding uncharacterized protein LOC105685690, with product MISLRSVIGVITHRRKTSLPLNRDKKISPFTKHSKQLVSYAILLFCVFNILSVDGFEQSNISYVDECRTDCARLRDPFACGKYRAVQWIHNLTSEKDIRYGSFRLIKLSSSPVDDPVLPEVPKFRGFGRYSKFLNFVRSSAEEMLTRRAIVYTIEQRQSARSLSSGPMIMDTDELNDFVETGRSGDDRLFKKKKKGLAVILPILILLKLLKMKLLLLPIFLGVHFIKKILLIGALAIPSILANLKYCKIPPMHHHQTAYSTWATAADTPVDYSLGSGHEDEGWSQKIDMLGYGGAGAHDPLVASASRNPYRGYYAALKQQQLQNVM from the exons ATGATTAGTTTGCGGAGCGTAATAGGCGTAATTACCCACCGGCGAAAAACATCGTTACCACTTAaccgtgacaaaaaaatttcaccgttcaCCAAACACTCGAAACAGTTGGTTTCATACGCGATACTTTTATTTTGTGTATTCAATATTCTGAGCGTAGATGGTTTCGAGCAATCTAATATTAGCTACGTTGACGAATGTAGAACGGATTGCGCCAGACTCAGGGATCCCTTTGCGTGTGGAAAATACAGAGCCGTCCAATGGATCCACAACTTGACTTCCGAAAAG GACATTCGGTACGGATCGTTCAGATTGATCAAACTATCCTCATCGCCGGTGGACGATCCGGTTCTTCCGGAAGTCCCGAAATTTCGGGGCTTCGGAAGgtactcgaaatttttgaatttcgttcgATCCAGCGCCGAGGAGATGTTGACTCGTCGAGCGATAGTTTATACCATCGAGCAACGGCAGAGCGCAAGAAGTTTGTCGTCAGGGCCGATGATTATGGATACGGACGAGCTGAACGATTTCGTCGAGACCGGGAGATCGggag ACGATCGTCTtttcaaaaagaagaagaagggccTGGCCGTCATACTGCCGATATTGATCCTcttgaaattgttgaaaatgaaattattgctGCTCCCGATTTTCCTCGGAGTTCATTTCATCAAGAAGATTCTATTGATCGGAGCACTCGCGATACCCTCGATCCTGGCTAATTTGAAGTACTGCAAAATACCACCGATGCATCATCATCAAACTGCGTACAGCACCTGGGCTACGGCCGCCGATACTCCGGTCGATTACTCTCTTG GTTCCGGGCACGAAGACGAAGGATGGAGCCAGAAAATTGACATGCTTGGATACGGCGGAGCGGGTGCTCACGATCCACTCGTTGCCAGTGCTTCGAGAAATCCTTATCGAGGATATTACGCGGCTCTGAAACAACAGCAACTGCAAAATGTGATGTGA